From Nicotiana tabacum cultivar K326 chromosome 22, ASM71507v2, whole genome shotgun sequence, one genomic window encodes:
- the LOC107806921 gene encoding transcriptional regulator SUPERMAN-like, giving the protein MEKMKFKESTHIEIWDSASIWPERDYKCSFCKREFRSAQALGGHMNVHRRDRAKLRLLHYSPSPSCDNTNSSPKKPNHNPSISSVSSPRFNFTGSYLKGDVAKSTLSKKVSLGVKQPPDFVKRNNENRVWKKREFVTLDFNMGLLQTHAKEDNVDMDLDLELRLGYS; this is encoded by the coding sequence ATGGAGAAAATGAAGTTCAAAGAAAGCACACACATAGAAATATGGGATTCTGCCTCGATATGGCCAGAAAGAGACTATAAGTGTAGCTTTTGCAAGAGAGAATTCAGGTCTGCACAAGCTCTAGGTGGTCATATGAATGTTCATAGAAGGGATAGGGCAAAACTCAGACTCTTACACTACTCTCCTTCACCTTCATGTGATAATACTAATTCATCTCCGAAAAAACCTAACCATAATCCTAGCATTTCATCAGTGTCGTCTCCTAGGTTTAATTTCACAGGGAGCTATCTAAAGGGAGATGTAGCTAAGAGTACTCTAAGTAAGAAAGTTTCTCTTGGAGTGAAGCAGCCACCAGATTTTGTAAAGAGAAACAATGAAAATAGGGTTTGGAAAAAGAGAGAGTTCGTTACATTGGACTTTAACATGGGGTTGCTCCAAACTCATGCAAAGGAGGATAATGTAGAtatggatttggatttggaactCCGCCTTGGTTACTCTTAG
- the LOC107806922 gene encoding F-box/kelch-repeat protein OR23 encodes MAPPSSTVSNEQSQVQTLNLTIIPGLPNDLAALILIFVPYSHHSRLKSICKSWKLFFSSKTVISLRQKHLPPTTLSPLLCIFPQDPLIASPYLFDPVNLAWSPLPPMPCNPHVYGLCNFTSVSVGSYLYVLGGSLFDTRSFPLDCPCPSSSAFRFDFVSFTWENLSPMINPRGSFACAATPNSDKILVAGGGSRHTMFAAAGSRMSSVEMYDIGKDEWVPLDGLPRFRAGCVGFFVGNGEGEEEKEFWVMGGYGESRTVSGVFPVDQYYRDVVVMEMKNGGGGKWRELGDMWEEGERWRLGKIVVVEDGVSDAPAVFMLDQSDIFRYEMASNSWVKETSVPRKTSDEASVGFVALDGELHVMTHLSGVKSNECQRLRQQKRSATLLIQIYHPRKNSWRCVTTKPPFHHPLDFKTAVMCTIRL; translated from the exons ATGGCTCCTCCATCTTCAACAGTTTCAAATGAACAATCGCAAGTACAAACCCTAAACCTAACCATAATCCCTGGTTTACCCAACGATTTAGCAGCGCTAATACTAATATTCGTTCCTTACTCTCATCATTCACGTCTCAAATCCATTTGCAAATCATGGAAACTGTTTTTCTCTTCGAAAACCGTCATTTCTCTGCGGCAGAAGCACCTCCCACCCACTACCCTCTCCCCACTCCTCTGTATATTTCCACAGGATCCTTTAATTGCTTCCCCTTACCTCTTTGACCCTGTAAATCTGGCGTGGTCCCCACTCCCACCTATGCCCTGTAATCCCCATGTGTATGGCCTTTGTAATTTCACCTCAGTTTCTGTTGGTTCTTATTTGTATGTCTTAGGTGGGTCCCTTTTCGATACCCGCTCGTTCCCTCTTGATTGCCCGTGTCCGTCCTCGTCGGCTTTTCGGtttgattttgtgagtttcacGTGGGAGAATTTATCCCCTATGATCAACCCTAGGGGGAGCTTTGCGTGTGCTGCCACGCCCAATTCGGATAAGATTCTAGTGGCGGGTGGTGGGTCCCGTCACACGATGTTTGCGGCAGCGGGTAGTAGGATGAGTTCAGTGGAGATGTATGATATTGGGAAAGATGAGTGGGTCCCATTGGATGGTTTGCCTAGGTTTAGAGCAGGGTGTGTTGGGTTCTTTGTTGGGAATGGGGAGGGGGAGGAGGAGAAGGAGTTTTGGGTGATGGGTGGGTATGGCGAGTCGAGGACAGTCTCGGGTGTGTTTCCTGTGGATCAGTATTATAGGGATGTTGTAGTGATGGAGATGAAGAATGGTGGTGGTGGGAAGTGGAGGGAGCTTGGGGATATGTGGGAAGAAGGGGAAAGGTGGAGGCTTGGAAAGATTGTGGTGGTTGAGGATGGTGTTTCGGACGCCCCTGCAGTATTCATGCTTGACCAGAGTGATATTTTCAG GTATGAAATGGCTTCCAACAGTTGGGTAAAAGAAACAAGTGTGCCAAGAAAAACATCTGATGAAGCATCAGTTGGCTTTGTCGCATTGGATGGGGAGCTGCACGTGATGACTCATTTAAGTGGGGTCAAATCAAATGAGTGCCAAAGATTGAGGCAGCAGAAACGGTCAGCAACTCTTCTGATACAAATATATCATCCTAGGAAGAACTCGTGGAGGTGTGTCACTACAAAGCCACCCTTTCATCACCCTTTGGATTTCAAAACTGCAGTTATGTGCACCATTCGTCTGTAG